One Prosthecobacter sp. DNA segment encodes these proteins:
- a CDS encoding S41 family peptidase has product MRRLAIILTFTSSMFAASGTETKDISQAGIQTAFRILQKEYIRSSDLTFDVLNRAALSGLLERLDFGAELVPRVNGAKPGALTGVQTELITPQIAYLRPREITERETAEVEKHLRAFVEAKVEHLILDLRTPAPPGDFDDAADLLSLLVPKGEVLFKMKQMGQTTSETETNAREPVWSQSLLVLVDDETNNLGETIAAVLRQRKQALLIGAPTRGGAVRYETVPVDAEWSLRFARAEVLLADDSSVFKKGLQPDFAVYLPTATKRVVFQSTEDASVKNAITDKPRARFNEAALVANANPELDSYIRRSAGQSLPEDQPKPQDAVLQRAVDLITTRTFFQSAKIDWKRKAPASGETPARRAIPVTK; this is encoded by the coding sequence CGCCAGCGGCACGGAGACGAAGGACATCAGCCAGGCGGGCATCCAGACGGCGTTTCGCATCCTGCAGAAGGAGTACATCCGCAGCAGCGATCTGACCTTCGACGTGTTGAACCGTGCCGCGCTCTCCGGTCTGCTCGAACGCCTCGATTTCGGCGCTGAGCTGGTGCCACGCGTCAACGGAGCCAAGCCGGGTGCGCTCACCGGTGTGCAGACCGAATTGATCACGCCTCAAATCGCCTATCTGCGGCCGCGTGAGATCACCGAACGTGAAACAGCCGAGGTGGAGAAGCACCTGCGTGCGTTTGTGGAGGCGAAGGTCGAGCACCTCATCCTCGACCTGCGCACACCGGCACCACCGGGCGATTTCGATGATGCGGCGGATCTGCTGAGTCTGCTCGTGCCGAAGGGAGAAGTGCTCTTCAAAATGAAACAGATGGGCCAGACCACGTCCGAGACCGAAACCAACGCCCGCGAACCGGTGTGGTCGCAGTCGCTGCTCGTGCTCGTCGATGATGAAACCAACAACCTCGGCGAAACGATCGCCGCCGTGCTACGCCAGCGCAAACAGGCGCTCTTGATCGGCGCTCCGACCCGTGGTGGTGCCGTGCGCTACGAAACTGTGCCGGTGGATGCCGAATGGTCGCTGCGTTTCGCCCGCGCCGAGGTTCTGCTGGCCGATGACAGTTCCGTCTTCAAAAAAGGCCTTCAACCTGATTTTGCCGTTTACCTGCCCACAGCAACCAAACGCGTGGTGTTCCAATCCACCGAAGACGCGAGCGTCAAAAACGCCATCACCGACAAGCCACGTGCCCGTTTCAACGAGGCCGCCCTCGTCGCCAATGCAAATCCCGAGCTCGATTCCTACATCCGCCGTTCCGCCGGACAGTCATTGCCTGAAGACCAACCCAAACCGCAGGATGCCGTGCTGCAACGTGCCGTGGACCTCATCACGACCCGCACCTTCTTTCAATCGGCCAAGATCGACTGGAAACGCAAAGCGCCTGCCAGCGGCGAAACACCCGCCCGCCGTGCCATCCCCGTGACGAAGTGA